The following coding sequences are from one Paracoccus zhejiangensis window:
- a CDS encoding relaxase/mobilization nuclease domain-containing protein, whose product MTSVGLAEALIGEIEFPIWQGGAALLARQQAEVARAFDRFMTPRPKVSGRAAGLWRVAQGSNAVVLKKIHNGGTHTGKQLGNQLDYLFSKAAAVFGNMADLDPSERTLDGDQRRAIVDQWSDEWTGDPKNGQTTHLLVSFPVDVSAERARPVVEEWCMELFQSGLHSDGEEWAYVAALHTDRVNKHVHVVVNNRGLEHGDWFFMAKDHVFNLDFMKERLVEIAGEHGLFLDKSSRLDRGILTYGPTRAEIERAAREGRAPIENRRQGRALSDALDQIQRNIEVLRSLAVLATLISDEDLAKKIEAAARLLEQGGIIHHRNQEIVMDLDTIRNRGDLATAFGTWLDESERDISRLPVQERRELREELYGIASEIVRDLGDNRGAQLMHHAPRMPVYQAQMDGDRIAVQDKQKVIGPDGTQEMAAQIGAAAEKAGINPSVIHSRMETGAANAWQERAWIKADILAVADAKKIDLASEDGRGRAADLVDTFYAAAARVISRAVPIEQEVSSDKLTRTLSAMAEAHAQHGKVEFQNDEHAARFGADFRDRYGAPVLARIAAGDTNALAVDFPDAAQRRAIARAVVAAGEAHQSVGMTLAQSRQAKEKMAEQEAGEQHRSRGKDHGHEL is encoded by the coding sequence ATGACCTCCGTCGGGCTGGCCGAGGCGCTGATCGGCGAGATCGAGTTTCCGATCTGGCAGGGCGGGGCGGCGCTGCTGGCGCGCCAGCAGGCCGAGGTTGCGCGCGCGTTCGACCGGTTCATGACGCCGAGGCCGAAGGTTTCCGGGCGGGCGGCGGGTCTGTGGCGCGTCGCCCAGGGCTCGAATGCGGTGGTGCTGAAGAAGATCCACAATGGTGGCACCCATACCGGCAAGCAGCTTGGCAATCAGCTGGATTACCTGTTTTCCAAGGCGGCGGCGGTCTTCGGCAACATGGCCGATCTGGATCCGTCCGAGCGGACGCTGGACGGCGATCAGCGCAGGGCCATCGTCGATCAGTGGTCGGATGAATGGACCGGTGATCCGAAGAACGGCCAGACCACGCATCTCTTGGTCTCCTTCCCCGTCGATGTCAGCGCCGAGCGCGCCCGTCCGGTGGTGGAGGAATGGTGCATGGAGCTGTTCCAGTCCGGGCTGCATTCGGACGGTGAGGAATGGGCCTATGTCGCGGCCCTGCATACCGATCGGGTCAACAAGCATGTCCATGTCGTGGTGAACAACCGGGGCCTGGAGCATGGCGACTGGTTCTTCATGGCGAAGGACCATGTCTTCAACCTGGACTTCATGAAGGAGCGGCTGGTCGAGATCGCCGGCGAGCACGGGTTGTTTCTGGACAAGAGCAGCCGTCTGGATCGCGGCATCCTGACCTATGGGCCGACGCGCGCCGAGATCGAGCGGGCGGCGCGCGAGGGCAGGGCGCCGATCGAGAACCGCCGGCAGGGCAGGGCGCTCAGCGATGCGCTCGACCAGATCCAGCGCAATATCGAGGTGCTGCGCAGTCTCGCCGTCCTGGCGACACTCATCAGCGATGAGGACCTGGCCAAAAAAATCGAAGCCGCGGCCAGGTTGCTGGAGCAGGGCGGCATCATCCATCACCGCAATCAGGAGATCGTCATGGACCTCGATACCATCCGCAACCGCGGCGATCTGGCCACTGCCTTCGGGACCTGGCTGGACGAGAGCGAGAGGGACATTTCGCGCCTGCCCGTGCAGGAGCGGCGTGAATTGCGTGAAGAGCTTTACGGCATCGCCTCGGAGATCGTACGCGATCTGGGCGACAATCGCGGCGCGCAGCTGATGCACCATGCCCCGCGCATGCCGGTCTATCAGGCGCAGATGGACGGGGATCGCATCGCTGTCCAGGACAAGCAGAAGGTCATCGGGCCGGATGGCACGCAGGAGATGGCCGCGCAGATCGGCGCAGCCGCAGAGAAGGCTGGGATCAATCCGAGCGTGATCCATTCCCGGATGGAGACCGGGGCCGCGAATGCCTGGCAGGAGCGCGCGTGGATCAAGGCCGATATCCTGGCTGTAGCCGACGCGAAGAAGATCGATCTCGCTTCCGAGGACGGGCGGGGCAGGGCGGCCGATCTGGTCGATACCTTCTATGCGGCGGCGGCGCGTGTCATTTCCCGCGCGGTACCGATCGAGCAGGAGGTATCGAGCGACAAGCTCACCCGCACGCTGTCCGCCATGGCCGAGGCGCATGCCCAGCATGGCAAGGTCGAGTTCCAGAATGACGAGCACGCGGCGCGTTTCGGCGCCGATTTCCGTGACCGCTATGGCGCGCCTGTCCTGGCGCGGATCGCGGCGGGTGACACCAATGCCCTGGCCGTCGATTTCCCGGACGCCGCGCAGCGGCGGGCGATCGCGCGGGCCGTGGTGGCGGCGGGCGAAGCCCATCAGTCGGTCGGCATGACCCTCGCCCAATCCCGGCAGGCCAAGGAGAAGATGGCCGAGCAGGAGGCCGGTGAGCAGCATCGCTCCCGCGGCAAGGATCACGGGCACGAGTTGTAG
- a CDS encoding AbrB/MazE/SpoVT family DNA-binding domain-containing protein: MQIAKWGNSLAVRLPARMVQELGLKAGDEIEITAADAGHFQVHRHRDPEEILARLREFRGLMPKGYRFDRNEANAR; this comes from the coding sequence ATGCAGATCGCGAAATGGGGCAATTCTCTGGCCGTCCGCCTGCCTGCGCGGATGGTCCAGGAGCTCGGGCTGAAGGCAGGTGACGAGATCGAGATCACCGCGGCCGATGCCGGGCATTTTCAGGTTCATCGCCACCGCGATCCCGAAGAAATCCTGGCTCGCCTGCGCGAGTTTCGCGGATTGATGCCCAAGGGCTATCGGTTCGACCGGAACGAGGCGAATGCCAGGTAG